In a genomic window of Gloeocapsopsis dulcis:
- a CDS encoding glycosyltransferase family 2 protein, with product MPYTITEIEVTQPLPTLCVPESDTGIALILRRKDRPIGFLMKALPAKSAIAPKELAQLISREVGTKLLQESIREELVPPATATPLPSLTVAICTKDRPENLARCLKSLLNLQKPGSGASYCFEILVVDNAPADERTKELVASLPSMHYVREPKPGLNFARNRALQEATGEILAFLDDDVTVDRRWLAGLMEAWVENPDAAAFTGQVLPYELTTKAQILSEQSGGFRNGFEKIRYGQTLPGYYMYPCGAGAFGVGCNMAFRREILQNLGGFDEALDTGTPLPGGGDLDIFYRVIRADYPLVYEPQYLVFHQHRQEYQKLRCQYYRSWGMGFMAFAVKSYQSDPPQRFKWRRLVGWWFKDQLRRLLKSLIGRYILPPDIVLAELWGGVVGLLGEYSRSLARIEQIRRQCS from the coding sequence ATGCCCTATACCATTACGGAAATCGAAGTTACACAACCCCTACCCACCCTCTGCGTTCCTGAGAGCGATACAGGCATTGCTTTGATCCTGCGGCGCAAAGATAGACCAATCGGTTTTTTGATGAAAGCACTACCAGCAAAAAGTGCGATCGCCCCCAAAGAATTAGCTCAATTAATCAGCCGGGAAGTTGGAACCAAACTACTCCAGGAAAGCATCCGAGAGGAACTAGTTCCTCCTGCGACTGCGACTCCCCTCCCCTCGCTAACGGTTGCTATTTGTACCAAGGATCGTCCTGAAAACCTGGCTCGCTGCCTAAAATCTTTACTGAACCTACAAAAGCCTGGATCAGGAGCTTCGTATTGCTTTGAAATTTTGGTTGTCGATAATGCTCCTGCTGATGAAAGAACCAAAGAATTAGTCGCCTCACTACCAAGCATGCACTACGTTCGAGAACCTAAACCAGGTCTGAACTTTGCTCGCAATCGTGCCCTGCAGGAAGCAACTGGGGAAATTTTAGCTTTCCTTGATGATGATGTGACAGTAGACCGCAGATGGCTGGCAGGACTCATGGAAGCATGGGTAGAAAATCCAGATGCGGCAGCTTTCACTGGTCAAGTTCTACCCTACGAGTTGACCACAAAAGCGCAAATTCTGTCAGAACAAAGTGGGGGCTTTCGCAATGGTTTTGAGAAAATCCGTTATGGGCAAACCTTACCTGGCTATTATATGTACCCTTGCGGTGCCGGAGCCTTCGGAGTTGGATGCAACATGGCCTTTCGCCGAGAGATTTTACAAAACTTAGGCGGATTTGATGAGGCTCTCGATACAGGAACTCCTCTTCCAGGCGGCGGTGACTTGGATATTTTTTACCGAGTAATTAGGGCTGACTACCCGCTGGTATATGAACCTCAATATTTAGTTTTTCACCAACATCGTCAGGAATATCAAAAACTGCGCTGCCAATATTACCGGAGTTGGGGTATGGGCTTCATGGCTTTTGCCGTCAAGTCTTATCAGAGCGATCCACCCCAACGCTTTAAGTGGCGCCGTCTTGTAGGCTGGTGGTTCAAGGATCAGTTGCGCCGCCTGCTGAAAAGTTTGATAGGTCGTTATATCTTGCCTCCAGACATAGTTTTAGCGGAACTATGGGGCGGCGTTGTTGGGCTTTTGGGAGAATATTCCCGCTCTTTAGCACGTATTGAACAAATTCGGCGGCAATGCTCATGA
- a CDS encoding ABC transporter ATP-binding protein has translation MKEAQAIRTLLPLLKPYPWVIPLIIILGLLSSLSEGLGISLFIPFLQSLEQTTSQSVSSNLLLGILNQLFIYVPSNHRLLIIPLCIFGSVLLKNCLSYSNAILFSWLYSHISYRLRSSVFKQLLNVSYSFLDSNRSGKLLNTLATETWRACDALSVLVDLIISTCTIFVFVMLLLLVSWQLTLLVAVALILISLSIQQVSRQAKQLGKQAVQANDNLANRMLEGFYGMRLIRAFGQESYEQKRFDQASAQVRTTSMKLDQLYATIEPLSEVLSAALLLCILVIALLQDRATLPILLTFIFILYRLQPKVKQLDSARVGLNALIPSVEDVMSFLDRSDKPYIRSGRTPFKGLKQAIYFESVSFRYNPLDKPALRNVSIQIPQAKTTALVGPSGAGKSTLISLICRFYDVTEGEIYVDDCPLRQLNLSDWRSRIAIVSQDIHIFSATVRENIAYGRLEATEDEIIAAARQAHAQEFISNLPQGYDTQVGDQGIRLSGGQRQRIALARAILRNPEILILDEATNALDSVSEHLIQKAINTFSQDRTVIAIAHRLSTIEQADQIVVLEEGRVVEQGSLQHLLKLNGLFAKLYQLQYRSALT, from the coding sequence ATGAAAGAAGCACAGGCAATCAGAACACTACTACCGCTGCTTAAGCCTTATCCTTGGGTGATTCCATTAATCATCATCTTAGGGTTATTATCTTCTCTTTCGGAAGGATTGGGAATTAGTTTATTCATCCCTTTTCTTCAAAGTTTGGAGCAAACAACTTCTCAATCAGTCAGCAGCAATTTATTATTAGGGATTCTTAACCAATTATTTATTTACGTTCCGTCCAATCATCGTCTTTTAATTATTCCCTTATGCATATTCGGTAGTGTTCTGCTGAAGAATTGCCTTTCCTACAGCAACGCAATTCTCTTTTCTTGGCTATATTCACATATTAGTTATCGATTACGCTCGAGTGTTTTTAAGCAACTACTGAACGTAAGCTACAGCTTTTTAGACTCTAACCGATCAGGTAAACTATTGAACACCCTGGCTACCGAAACCTGGCGAGCCTGTGATGCCCTGTCGGTCTTGGTTGACCTCATTATCAGTACCTGTACAATTTTTGTTTTTGTCATGCTGCTGCTGCTTGTCTCTTGGCAGCTAACGTTGTTGGTTGCAGTAGCCCTGATACTAATTTCGCTCAGTATCCAGCAAGTGTCACGCCAAGCAAAGCAACTGGGGAAACAGGCAGTGCAAGCGAATGATAATCTTGCCAACCGAATGCTTGAGGGGTTTTACGGTATGAGACTCATTCGGGCTTTTGGTCAAGAATCTTACGAGCAGAAGCGCTTTGACCAAGCATCAGCGCAGGTGCGTACTACTTCTATGAAGCTCGATCAGCTCTACGCGACTATAGAGCCGTTATCTGAAGTTCTCTCTGCAGCTCTACTGCTGTGCATTCTAGTCATCGCGCTTCTTCAAGACCGAGCTACCCTACCGATCTTGCTAACTTTTATCTTTATTCTCTATCGTCTACAACCCAAAGTAAAGCAGTTAGATAGTGCTCGAGTTGGTCTTAATGCTTTGATACCTTCTGTAGAGGATGTCATGTCCTTCCTAGATCGCTCCGATAAACCGTATATTCGCTCTGGTCGGACTCCCTTCAAAGGTTTGAAGCAAGCCATTTATTTTGAATCTGTTTCCTTTCGCTACAACCCCCTGGATAAACCTGCGCTGCGTAACGTTTCCATCCAAATTCCACAAGCCAAAACTACTGCCCTAGTAGGTCCTTCAGGTGCGGGTAAATCTACGCTGATTAGCCTGATCTGCCGTTTTTATGACGTTACGGAGGGAGAGATTTATGTAGATGATTGCCCGTTGCGTCAGCTCAATCTCTCTGACTGGCGTAGCCGCATTGCCATTGTCAGTCAGGACATCCATATTTTCAGTGCAACCGTGCGGGAGAACATCGCTTATGGTCGATTGGAGGCGACAGAAGACGAAATTATAGCTGCGGCTAGACAAGCCCATGCCCAGGAATTTATCAGCAATCTTCCTCAGGGCTACGATACCCAAGTAGGCGACCAGGGGATTCGACTTTCAGGCGGACAGCGACAGCGTATTGCCCTAGCGCGTGCCATTTTACGTAACCCAGAAATCCTGATTCTGGATGAAGCTACTAATGCGCTCGATAGTGTCTCAGAGCACCTGATCCAGAAGGCAATCAACACCTTTAGTCAAGATCGTACAGTGATTGCGATCGCCCATCGCTTATCCACGATTGAACAGGCCGATCAGATTGTGGTGCTAGAGGAGGGACGAGTCGTTGAACAAGGCAGTTTACAGCATTTGCTAAAACTCAATGGACTGTTTGCCAAGCTCTATCAACTACAATACCGCAGTGCGCTGACTTAA
- a CDS encoding capsular polysaccharide synthesis protein — translation MTIYNLKSIVPDFCNMLNKTIWLLWLQGWNSVPWLVEQVAESWEINNPEWNIEYVTLDKLHKYVNDIDYIYDKNKKISPQHKADIIRLSLLKNYGGVWADATMLCMQPLNTWVEEAVKPAGLWMYHGHGAGMSCKNGSTIWLITSEKDSLMINKWKSACDEYWKNRTEADSYFWLDGLFRKLFESDIEFKNRWKLAPHLYSELKGQAHSLARRNRTRMLSNNPNLKKIFREKPPYALKLWWRDWQSKFPDINSPECKNSNGYFAVQMSKRKLVFKHKMTFKGSIVFQAKMFISDVAYFLRQRLVL, via the coding sequence TTGACAATTTACAATTTAAAAAGTATAGTTCCAGATTTTTGTAATATGTTAAACAAAACAATATGGTTACTTTGGTTACAAGGTTGGAATAGTGTGCCTTGGTTAGTTGAACAAGTTGCAGAATCATGGGAAATAAATAATCCGGAATGGAATATTGAATATGTTACATTAGACAAACTTCATAAGTATGTTAACGATATAGACTATATATATGATAAAAATAAAAAAATAAGTCCTCAACATAAAGCTGATATTATTCGGTTAAGCTTATTAAAAAATTATGGTGGTGTTTGGGCTGATGCCACTATGCTATGTATGCAGCCATTAAATACATGGGTAGAAGAAGCCGTAAAACCTGCTGGCTTATGGATGTATCACGGCCATGGTGCCGGAATGAGTTGCAAAAACGGCTCAACTATTTGGTTAATTACATCTGAAAAAGATTCTTTAATGATAAATAAATGGAAAAGTGCATGTGATGAATACTGGAAAAATAGAACCGAAGCTGATAGTTATTTTTGGCTTGACGGGTTATTTAGAAAATTATTTGAATCTGATATTGAATTTAAAAATAGATGGAAACTTGCGCCTCACTTGTATAGTGAGTTGAAAGGTCAAGCTCATTCATTGGCTCGTCGTAATAGAACGAGGATGCTGTCAAATAATCCAAATCTAAAAAAGATTTTTCGGGAAAAACCTCCATATGCTCTTAAACTATGGTGGAGAGATTGGCAAAGTAAGTTTCCTGATATAAATAGCCCTGAATGTAAGAACTCAAACGGTTATTTTGCTGTACAAATGTCCAAAAGAAAACTTGTGTTCAAGCACAAAATGACTTTTAAAGGTTCTATCGTTTTTCAGGCAAAAATGTTCATATCAGACGTGGCGTATTTCTTAAGGCAGCGACTCGTATTATAG
- a CDS encoding lipopolysaccharide biosynthesis protein — MVNRIFRLSTTVTLARLFAPHDYGLVAIIYTVHGFADVFSLRAGIGAKIIQAEERQLELVCQTAYWLNWLLCIALVIIQCILAYPIALFYEERELIFPICVLSLMYLMFPVFMVQSALVQRENRLKIIALCAATQSIISNLIIICLALLGFGVWAIVWAMILSTPVWIFITYRNHSWRPPKAFTLQQWQDITSFGSSMLGIELLDKIRLNLDYLIVGRFLSVEALGVYFFAFSAGLGISQNIINAMISALFPYLCEVRENVKQLRERYFSSLKTTVIIIAPLVLLQSSLAPLYVPIVFGSKWNSAIPILIIICLSAIPLAFTLATYQLLNAIGKIKLTLQWNVIYTIIFASALLLAVRWGVVSVAITVLICQMLTLLFSYLAVQTSLKH; from the coding sequence TTGGTAAATCGCATATTTCGTCTCAGTACAACAGTTACACTTGCTCGCTTGTTCGCCCCTCATGATTATGGGCTAGTAGCTATTATTTACACTGTTCACGGCTTTGCAGATGTCTTTAGCCTTAGAGCTGGAATTGGTGCTAAGATTATCCAAGCTGAGGAACGACAACTAGAATTAGTATGCCAAACTGCCTATTGGCTAAATTGGCTGCTTTGCATAGCACTGGTTATAATTCAGTGTATTCTAGCTTATCCGATTGCATTATTTTATGAAGAACGCGAACTCATTTTTCCCATTTGTGTTCTCAGCTTGATGTATTTGATGTTTCCTGTATTTATGGTGCAATCAGCCCTGGTTCAACGGGAAAATCGACTCAAAATTATTGCATTATGTGCTGCTACTCAATCAATTATTAGTAATCTCATTATCATATGCCTTGCTTTGTTAGGTTTTGGAGTATGGGCAATTGTTTGGGCAATGATTTTATCTACACCAGTGTGGATTTTCATCACTTATCGCAATCATTCTTGGCGACCTCCAAAAGCTTTTACGCTTCAGCAATGGCAAGATATTACCAGCTTTGGTAGCAGTATGCTGGGCATTGAATTGCTTGATAAAATTAGACTAAACTTAGACTACCTAATCGTTGGGCGTTTTTTAAGTGTTGAAGCTCTTGGTGTATACTTTTTTGCCTTCAGTGCTGGATTAGGCATAAGTCAAAATATCATTAATGCTATGATTTCAGCCTTGTTTCCTTACTTGTGTGAGGTGCGAGAGAATGTTAAGCAGCTTAGAGAACGCTATTTTAGTAGCCTTAAAACCACGGTAATAATTATCGCGCCCTTAGTGCTACTGCAGTCTAGCCTAGCGCCACTGTATGTACCAATTGTATTCGGCTCAAAATGGAACTCAGCTATTCCAATTTTAATAATTATCTGTTTATCAGCAATTCCTCTAGCATTTACTTTGGCAACTTACCAACTACTAAATGCAATAGGAAAGATTAAACTTACATTGCAGTGGAATGTAATTTACACCATAATTTTCGCCTCGGCATTGTTGCTAGCTGTAAGATGGGGAGTAGTGTCGGTAGCGATAACAGTACTAATTTGTCAGATGCTAACTCTGCTATTTAGTTATTTGGCAGTTCAAACATCTTTAAAGCATTAG
- a CDS encoding glycosyltransferase family 2 protein, protein MSKVTIIIPAYNAMPYLQTTLASVFKQTFQDFEIIVVNDGSLDETEKYVSSLADPRLKLINQVNQGVASARNTGITHAQGEYLAFLDADDLWEPTKLETQVCCLEERFEIGLVYTWTALANQDGKSTGRLVTSHAEGEVWQQLIKFNFIGCGSTPLIRKSCFKTVGLFDSELSPAEDWDMWLKIAANYPFAVIKEPLVRYRSNSNSLSKSHLLMWKSSCKVIEKAFQSVPKDLLYLKKQAYNSLYFYLSWLATKNGDYQQALYFQKQAVAYVSQQQYAGEYLRLDLSIKLLQLLGSYRYQKLLEHLYSLRQSILDISRPFLIR, encoded by the coding sequence ATGTCAAAAGTTACCATAATTATTCCTGCTTACAATGCAATGCCATATTTGCAAACCACTCTGGCAAGTGTTTTCAAACAAACTTTTCAAGATTTTGAAATTATTGTTGTTAATGATGGCAGTTTAGATGAAACAGAAAAATATGTTTCTTCCCTAGCCGATCCTCGCTTGAAATTAATCAACCAAGTTAATCAGGGTGTAGCATCTGCTCGTAATACAGGAATTACCCACGCGCAAGGAGAGTATCTTGCTTTCTTAGATGCTGACGATCTCTGGGAGCCAACTAAATTAGAAACACAGGTTTGCTGTTTAGAAGAGCGGTTTGAAATAGGCTTGGTTTATACTTGGACAGCATTGGCAAATCAAGACGGAAAATCAACTGGTCGTCTTGTTACCTCTCATGCAGAAGGAGAGGTTTGGCAGCAGCTAATTAAATTTAATTTTATTGGCTGCGGCAGTACACCTTTAATCCGTAAGTCTTGTTTTAAGACAGTTGGTTTATTCGATTCTGAGTTGTCTCCTGCGGAAGATTGGGACATGTGGTTGAAAATTGCTGCAAATTATCCTTTTGCTGTTATTAAAGAACCACTAGTTCGCTATAGATCAAACTCCAACAGTTTGTCGAAATCTCATCTATTGATGTGGAAATCTTCCTGTAAAGTAATTGAAAAAGCTTTTCAATCTGTTCCAAAAGATTTGCTCTACCTAAAAAAACAAGCTTATAATTCTTTGTATTTTTATTTAAGTTGGTTAGCAACTAAAAATGGAGATTACCAGCAGGCACTTTACTTTCAAAAGCAAGCTGTTGCCTATGTCTCTCAACAACAATATGCTGGTGAATATCTTCGCCTAGATTTATCAATTAAACTGCTGCAATTGCTTGGTTCATACAGATATCAAAAATTGCTAGAACATCTGTATTCTCTACGCCAATCTATCTTAGATATTAGTCGACCTTTCTTAATCCGCTAG
- a CDS encoding glycosyltransferase family 2 protein, which produces MPKVSVIIPAFNAMPYLPETVESVLQQTFTDFEVLIVNDGSSDYTAQWVSQLVDPRIKLISQVNQGLSGARNTGITHAQGEYIAFLDADDLWEPTKLEKQVHSLEENPTLGLVYTWSTLVDRTGESIGRVFAYCAEGDTWKKLIEENVVGCGSAAMVHRCCFETVGVFDRNLRSAEDWDMWIRIASRYPFAVVKEPLVQYRQHPSNMSKNWQVMEQAFRIVIEKAFQSAPPELLYLKKRSYGYINLCSAWKALQSSEHDYELAIQFRAAAIAHYPRLRFSKEYIRLSLAITLMRSIKPNNYEKTRSLFYSLRRYLSLS; this is translated from the coding sequence ATGCCTAAAGTTTCTGTTATTATTCCAGCCTTTAATGCCATGCCTTATCTCCCTGAAACTGTGGAGAGTGTTTTGCAGCAGACTTTTACTGATTTTGAAGTACTTATTGTTAACGATGGTAGTTCAGACTATACTGCACAGTGGGTTTCTCAACTAGTAGATCCGCGAATAAAACTGATTTCGCAAGTAAACCAAGGTTTATCTGGAGCCCGTAATACAGGTATTACTCATGCTCAAGGAGAATATATAGCATTTCTAGATGCTGACGATCTTTGGGAGCCAACCAAGTTAGAAAAACAAGTACATTCGCTGGAAGAGAATCCAACACTAGGCCTGGTTTATACTTGGTCGACCTTGGTTGATCGCACGGGTGAATCTATAGGAAGAGTATTTGCATATTGTGCTGAGGGTGATACATGGAAAAAGCTGATTGAGGAAAATGTAGTTGGATGCGGAAGTGCGGCTATGGTTCATCGCTGCTGTTTTGAAACTGTCGGAGTATTTGACAGAAATTTACGCTCTGCTGAAGATTGGGATATGTGGATTCGCATTGCTTCTCGTTATCCCTTTGCTGTTGTAAAAGAACCGTTGGTGCAATATCGACAGCATCCCAGTAATATGTCTAAAAACTGGCAAGTGATGGAGCAAGCTTTTCGTATAGTGATTGAGAAAGCATTCCAGTCAGCACCGCCAGAGCTACTGTATTTAAAAAAACGCAGCTATGGTTATATAAATCTCTGTTCAGCTTGGAAAGCTTTACAAAGTAGCGAGCACGATTATGAACTAGCAATTCAATTTCGCGCCGCAGCTATTGCCCACTATCCTCGGTTACGCTTCTCTAAAGAATATATTCGTCTAAGCTTGGCGATCACTTTAATGCGATCAATCAAACCCAATAATTACGAAAAAACGCGATCGCTATTCTACTCGCTCCGCCGATATCTATCATTAAGCTAA
- a CDS encoding class I SAM-dependent methyltransferase → MSVRMQKDESRTFEQVKKHYEIEKELASKLLNSNREDRQHLYTVLYDQLFKQVPHHPQLIRKADCKASAKEVDRKMRLIVKYLRDDSTFLEVGPGDCMLSLEVAKRVKKVYAVDVSQEITKNSILPQNFELIIYDGCTIPVTANTVTVAYSNQLMEHLHPEDAFDQLRSIYKLLAPGGVYICITPNRLTGPHDVSKYFDEVATGFHLKEYTHTDLSSLFASVGFSKMTAYIGGKGIYLRFPLFLIKGLEEFLCVMPSSLRKKLADTLLVKALLGVILVAKK, encoded by the coding sequence ATGTCCGTCAGAATGCAGAAAGATGAAAGTAGAACATTTGAACAAGTTAAAAAACACTACGAAATAGAGAAAGAGTTAGCAAGTAAATTGCTAAATTCTAATAGAGAGGATAGACAACACTTATATACTGTCCTTTATGACCAGTTGTTTAAGCAAGTTCCGCATCATCCCCAACTAATTCGCAAGGCTGATTGTAAAGCTTCTGCTAAAGAAGTAGATCGAAAGATGCGATTGATAGTTAAATATTTGCGCGATGATTCCACTTTCTTAGAAGTGGGACCTGGAGATTGTATGTTATCACTTGAAGTAGCTAAGCGGGTAAAAAAAGTTTATGCAGTTGATGTATCTCAAGAAATCACTAAAAACTCAATTCTTCCCCAAAACTTCGAGCTAATAATTTATGATGGCTGCACTATTCCTGTAACTGCAAATACGGTAACTGTTGCTTATAGTAATCAGCTGATGGAACATTTACATCCTGAAGATGCCTTTGACCAACTTCGTAGTATTTATAAATTGCTTGCTCCAGGTGGTGTTTATATTTGTATTACACCAAATCGCCTGACTGGGCCACATGATGTTTCTAAGTACTTTGATGAAGTCGCCACAGGATTTCATTTAAAGGAGTATACTCACACTGATTTATCTAGCCTCTTTGCTTCAGTTGGATTTTCAAAAATGACGGCTTACATTGGTGGTAAAGGAATTTATCTGAGATTTCCATTGTTTTTGATTAAAGGTTTAGAAGAGTTTCTTTGTGTCATGCCGTCTTCGTTAAGAAAAAAACTAGCTGATACACTGCTAGTTAAAGCTTTATTAGGAGTAATACTCGTAGCAAAGAAATAA
- a CDS encoding O-antigen ligase family protein — MLISKPKLPASRLAFWVSIGGVVVGIVAGFLAGAQPLYLGLAIGAVVAVVYFFADFERAVLGLLILRSSLDVFSAQQIPAAFAIGVDALTLLYVTVQLLTHRTVHTDRFWWFFAGWVALQGLWLILLPLGGLGMDSSLLPDSLREWVRLFSWLIVYLLVMQLKDRVHPEKIILALFFGLVLPLTVALVQMIVPPKLLPSILVYGGDATASLPFEAGSRLNGTLGHPNSFATFLLLFVGLTYWKLNQANRHWFWFLLLGLIAFFLVSTKTLISLLMLATFMLVLLVPRMNLLNLVGGLILFALVIGLFASSEFGRERLSSIANTPLLNPDIDVSRAILLAQRDNNSFNWRIAQWTFLLKSWQQHPIFGYGLATSSYISIFNNYPHNDYIRALVEEGIVGLVAFIVFLGAQVTRLVQLLQSTNRGSAQHYLCLILLAVFLATLIGMCTDNVWSHTTLYFYWWTLFAVAGWNWNKLQSSSARSMPSASVSRLTTR; from the coding sequence ATGTTGATCAGTAAACCCAAGCTGCCTGCCTCACGTTTGGCGTTCTGGGTCAGTATCGGAGGTGTGGTAGTAGGTATAGTTGCAGGATTTCTCGCAGGCGCTCAACCGCTTTACTTGGGCTTAGCTATAGGTGCAGTAGTAGCGGTTGTCTACTTTTTTGCAGACTTCGAGCGAGCAGTATTGGGTTTGCTGATTCTACGCAGTTCTCTTGATGTTTTCTCTGCTCAGCAGATACCAGCGGCATTTGCCATTGGAGTTGATGCCTTAACTTTGCTCTATGTGACTGTACAGTTGCTAACGCACCGGACTGTGCATACTGATCGCTTTTGGTGGTTCTTCGCTGGCTGGGTAGCGCTACAGGGCTTATGGCTTATCCTCCTGCCTTTGGGTGGACTAGGAATGGATAGCTCACTTTTGCCCGATAGCCTGCGGGAGTGGGTTCGCCTGTTTTCCTGGTTAATAGTGTACTTACTAGTGATGCAGCTTAAGGATCGAGTTCATCCTGAAAAAATTATCTTGGCGCTATTCTTCGGTCTTGTCTTACCGCTTACAGTAGCGTTAGTCCAAATGATAGTACCACCTAAGCTTCTTCCTTCCATACTGGTGTATGGAGGAGACGCAACTGCTTCACTTCCCTTTGAAGCAGGCTCTCGCCTCAACGGGACTCTCGGTCACCCAAACAGCTTTGCTACATTCCTGCTGCTATTCGTTGGCTTAACCTACTGGAAACTAAATCAAGCTAATCGCCACTGGTTCTGGTTTCTTTTACTAGGTTTAATTGCTTTTTTCTTAGTAAGCACTAAGACATTAATTAGCTTATTAATGCTTGCCACATTTATGTTAGTGTTGCTGGTTCCCCGAATGAACTTGCTCAACTTAGTTGGTGGGTTAATTTTGTTTGCATTAGTTATCGGGTTGTTCGCTAGTTCAGAGTTTGGGCGAGAACGCCTCAGTTCAATCGCTAACACACCGTTACTTAATCCAGATATTGACGTATCACGGGCAATTCTTCTAGCACAAAGAGACAACAATAGTTTTAACTGGCGAATTGCCCAATGGACTTTTCTGCTTAAGTCCTGGCAACAGCATCCAATTTTTGGTTACGGTTTGGCAACAAGTTCTTATATAAGTATCTTTAATAATTATCCTCACAACGATTACATCCGGGCTTTGGTAGAAGAGGGAATTGTCGGTTTAGTAGCTTTTATCGTCTTTCTCGGCGCTCAAGTTACGCGTCTTGTTCAGTTACTCCAGTCCACAAATCGTGGAAGCGCTCAGCACTACCTGTGTTTGATTTTGTTGGCTGTTTTTCTGGCTACCCTTATAGGAATGTGTACTGACAATGTTTGGAGTCACACTACTCTTTACTTCTATTGGTGGACCTTGTTTGCAGTTGCAGGCTGGAACTGGAACAAGCTGCAGTCCTCATCAGCTCGTTCTATGCCGAGCGCAAGTGTTTCACGTTTAACGACTCGTTAA